Proteins encoded together in one Thermococcus gammatolerans EJ3 window:
- a CDS encoding DNA-directed RNA polymerase yields the protein MYKLLKVKDVVRIPPRMFTMDPKEAAKLVLRGTYEGIYDRDEGVVLAVLDVEEVSEGVIVPGDGATYHEVVFNVLVWQPFMHEVVEGEVIDVAPYGAFVRIGPMDGLVHISQLMDDYVVFDEKNKQFLGKETKRILKLGDEVRARVIAISVKSRVIRENKIGLTMRQPGLGKFEWIEKEKRKSKEA from the coding sequence ATGTACAAGTTGCTGAAGGTTAAGGACGTCGTCAGGATCCCGCCCAGGATGTTCACAATGGATCCAAAGGAAGCGGCAAAACTCGTCCTCCGCGGGACATATGAGGGCATCTACGACAGGGACGAGGGCGTTGTATTAGCCGTTCTTGACGTCGAGGAAGTGAGCGAGGGAGTCATTGTTCCGGGGGACGGGGCGACGTACCACGAAGTCGTCTTCAACGTTCTCGTGTGGCAACCGTTCATGCACGAGGTCGTCGAGGGAGAGGTAATTGACGTGGCCCCGTACGGAGCCTTTGTCAGGATCGGACCAATGGACGGCCTCGTCCACATCAGTCAGCTTATGGACGACTACGTCGTGTTCGATGAAAAGAACAAGCAGTTCCTCGGCAAGGAAACCAAGAGGATCCTCAAGCTCGGTGACGAGGTCAGGGCAAGGGTGATAGCGATAAGCGTTAAGAGCCGCGTTATCAGGGAAAACAAGATAGGCCTCACAATGCGTCAGCCTGGCCTCGGAAAGTTCGAGTGGATTGAGAAGGAGAAGAGGAAATCCAAGGAGGCATGA
- the dcd gene encoding dCTP deaminase: MMLPDWKIEKEILIEPFSKESLQPAGYDLRVGKEAYVEGKLIDVEEAGNVIIPPKKHALILTLERVKLPDDVMGDMKIRSSLAREGILGSFAWVDPGWDGNLTLMLFNASNEPVVLEYGERFVQIAFIRLEEPAKRPYRGNYQGSRRIALSKRRVRK; encoded by the coding sequence ATGATGCTCCCAGACTGGAAGATCGAAAAGGAGATACTCATCGAACCCTTCTCGAAGGAATCACTTCAACCTGCAGGCTACGACCTGAGGGTCGGAAAGGAGGCATACGTAGAGGGGAAACTAATCGATGTTGAAGAGGCCGGCAACGTGATTATCCCACCAAAGAAACATGCCCTAATCCTAACTCTCGAAAGGGTTAAGCTCCCGGACGATGTTATGGGTGACATGAAGATAAGGAGCAGTTTGGCAAGAGAGGGGATACTCGGCTCGTTCGCGTGGGTCGACCCTGGATGGGACGGCAATCTTACGCTCATGCTTTTCAACGCATCGAACGAACCAGTCGTTCTGGAATACGGGGAAAGGTTCGTTCAGATAGCGTTTATAAGGCTTGAAGAACCTGCAAAAAGGCCCTACCGCGGAAACTATCAGGGGAGCAGGAGAATAGCGCTCTCAAAGAGAAGGGTCAGAAAGTAA
- a CDS encoding DUF1102 domain-containing protein, with translation MRKNIALGIFGLIVAFGLVLGAGANFRDYKATRSVHWDIVTDDSELIDLTPLQPYAYIDNETGVLVVDISPDNPNYPGYGMGLSPNSEYNFDEVFEVSNDLWEENMTIVVRITSDNDEIQLYGADGDIHDVTTGDVVEYSDTAVNSVCFVVESGDAVKVGMDFDAGNHAPGTSQNATLHIEAWRLGTEPSSLVGKCGQ, from the coding sequence ATGAGAAAGAATATTGCCCTTGGAATTTTTGGCCTGATAGTGGCCTTTGGTCTTGTTCTGGGAGCGGGGGCTAACTTCAGGGACTACAAAGCGACGAGGAGCGTCCACTGGGACATCGTTACCGACGACAGCGAGCTAATAGACCTGACCCCTCTCCAGCCCTACGCATACATTGACAACGAGACTGGAGTTCTAGTTGTGGACATAAGCCCGGACAACCCGAACTATCCGGGTTACGGAATGGGTCTCAGTCCGAACTCGGAGTACAACTTCGATGAGGTCTTTGAGGTAAGCAACGACCTTTGGGAAGAAAACATGACCATAGTCGTTAGGATAACTAGTGACAACGATGAAATACAGCTTTACGGTGCAGATGGGGACATCCACGATGTCACCACCGGGGACGTAGTTGAGTACTCAGACACTGCCGTTAACTCGGTTTGCTTTGTCGTTGAGTCCGGAGACGCCGTTAAGGTTGGTATGGACTTTGACGCCGGGAACCACGCGCCCGGCACCAGCCAGAACGCCACACTTCACATAGAGGCCTGGAGACTCGGAACCGAGCCCAGCAGCCTTGTTGGGAAGTGCGGTCAGTGA
- the rpl12p gene encoding 50S ribosomal protein P1, translating into MEYVYAALLLHAAGKEINEENLKKVLEAAGVSPDEARIKALVAALEGVNIDEVIEKAAMPVAAPVAVAAAPAPAEGGAEEAQEEEEEEEEEVSEEEALAGLGALFG; encoded by the coding sequence ATGGAGTATGTGTATGCCGCTCTGCTGCTCCACGCCGCTGGTAAGGAGATAAACGAGGAGAACCTCAAGAAGGTGCTTGAGGCCGCCGGTGTTAGCCCAGATGAGGCCAGGATAAAAGCCCTCGTTGCCGCCCTTGAGGGTGTCAACATCGACGAGGTCATTGAGAAGGCCGCCATGCCGGTCGCCGCTCCGGTCGCGGTCGCCGCCGCTCCTGCCCCTGCAGAGGGCGGTGCCGAGGAGGCCCAGGAGGAAGAAGAGGAGGAAGAAGAGGAGGTCAGCGAGGAGGAGGCCCTCGCTGGTCTCGGTGCCCTCTTCGGCTGA
- a CDS encoding HemK2/MTQ2 family protein methyltransferase, translated as MPIYYGIKLELHSDVYEPAEDTFLLAETLEVRPGEIALDVGTGTGLIALLMARKAKYVLGVDVNPKAVELARRNARLNGISNVEFRLSDLFENVSGRFDVITFNAPYLPGEPEKAIDLALVGGKTGREVIDRFIAEVPDHLNENGRVYLVQSSITGVEETMREFEKAGLRGEVIARRHLFFEDIVVILAEKKG; from the coding sequence ATGCCCATTTATTATGGAATCAAGCTGGAGCTCCATTCGGACGTCTATGAGCCGGCGGAAGACACTTTCCTCCTCGCCGAGACCCTCGAGGTCAGACCGGGGGAGATTGCCCTCGACGTTGGAACCGGAACGGGACTGATAGCTCTCCTGATGGCGAGAAAAGCAAAGTACGTCTTGGGCGTTGACGTGAATCCCAAGGCAGTCGAACTCGCTCGAAGGAACGCTCGACTGAACGGTATAAGCAACGTCGAGTTTCGCCTGAGCGACTTATTTGAGAACGTCTCGGGCAGGTTCGATGTGATAACTTTCAACGCCCCCTATCTTCCAGGCGAGCCCGAGAAAGCTATAGATCTGGCCCTCGTTGGGGGTAAAACCGGGAGGGAGGTAATAGACCGCTTTATAGCTGAAGTGCCTGACCACCTGAACGAGAACGGCCGGGTTTACCTCGTACAGAGCTCGATAACAGGGGTTGAAGAGACAATGAGGGAGTTTGAGAAAGCCGGCCTTAGGGGTGAGGTTATAGCCAGGAGGCACCTCTTCTTTGAGGACATCGTCGTTATCCTCGCAGAAAAGAAAGGATAG
- a CDS encoding thymidine kinase codes for MHPGGFLEVITGPMFAGKTTELIKRIERQAFARRKVALFKPSIDTRYSKEEVVAHNGLRYEAFVVPTDENGVRRIMETTIREGFEVIGIDEVQFFPIEIVDVLNRLADEGVYVIASGLNLDFKGDPFPVTRELLVRADNIVYLTAVCTVCGRPATRSQRLIDGKPAPRNSPVILVGGRESYEARCREHHIVPEE; via the coding sequence ATGCATCCCGGCGGCTTCTTGGAGGTAATAACGGGCCCCATGTTCGCGGGCAAAACCACCGAGCTGATAAAGAGGATCGAAAGGCAGGCGTTCGCCAGGAGAAAGGTCGCCCTCTTCAAACCCTCGATAGACACCCGGTACTCGAAGGAGGAAGTAGTTGCACACAACGGACTCCGCTACGAGGCTTTCGTCGTGCCCACCGACGAGAACGGCGTGAGGAGAATAATGGAAACGACGATTCGCGAGGGATTTGAGGTAATCGGGATTGATGAGGTTCAGTTCTTCCCAATTGAGATCGTGGACGTGCTCAACAGGCTTGCGGACGAAGGCGTTTACGTCATAGCGAGCGGCCTCAACCTCGACTTCAAGGGCGATCCCTTCCCAGTAACCCGAGAACTGCTCGTTAGGGCCGACAACATAGTCTACCTGACTGCAGTCTGCACCGTCTGCGGGAGGCCCGCAACGAGAAGCCAGAGACTCATCGACGGAAAGCCGGCCCCGAGGAACTCACCTGTTATACTTGTCGGCGGGAGGGAAAGCTATGAGGCGAGGTGTCGGGAACACCACATCGTCCCGGAGGAATAA
- a CDS encoding signal peptidase I: MKRLIEYTFTFIVLVFLMGSLAGFFLDRPVFVSYAYSDSMTPTINKGDLFFVNPFARNFDVGDIIVFHRGSGWTVHRIFGVTNDGYITKGDHNVATDQQDGKFPDVKRSDITGKVVTLFGKPLVIRGAGAFLQSVKLKLTNPYAIALLLVLGAVLTFSGGSGKRHRRVKYYRISVRTVYAIGSVLIIAGFLFVTVASWGTLAFTYSSTLAGGQRTGWYLPGSTFEKNLTVENRAVYPFYYFVEGKSTRAQLLDSSFLYLKGGSKKNITVHVTVPKDTRIYREEFQVHSYPAILPASIVVSLYSISPYLPLLAYALFLSTLMVFFYRLAGISDGDVIRIRKRRGFLSKVLGDG, translated from the coding sequence ATGAAAAGACTAATTGAGTACACGTTCACTTTCATCGTCCTCGTGTTTCTCATGGGTTCATTAGCTGGCTTCTTCCTGGACAGGCCCGTTTTCGTGTCCTACGCCTACTCCGACAGCATGACGCCCACGATAAACAAAGGAGACCTGTTCTTTGTTAATCCCTTCGCCAGGAACTTTGACGTTGGTGACATCATAGTCTTTCACAGGGGGAGTGGCTGGACGGTTCACAGGATCTTTGGGGTCACCAATGATGGCTACATCACCAAGGGGGACCACAACGTGGCCACTGACCAGCAGGATGGTAAGTTTCCGGACGTGAAGAGATCGGACATAACTGGTAAGGTAGTGACCCTCTTTGGAAAACCTCTGGTAATCAGGGGGGCGGGTGCGTTTCTCCAGTCTGTTAAGTTAAAGCTCACAAATCCCTACGCAATAGCCCTGTTGCTTGTTCTCGGGGCAGTTTTGACGTTTTCAGGAGGTTCAGGAAAGAGACATCGCCGCGTGAAGTACTATCGGATAAGCGTCCGGACAGTTTACGCGATAGGCTCAGTCCTCATAATCGCTGGTTTTCTCTTCGTCACCGTTGCGTCATGGGGGACGCTGGCCTTTACATATTCCTCGACGCTCGCAGGAGGCCAGAGGACGGGCTGGTACCTTCCGGGCTCAACCTTTGAGAAAAATCTCACCGTTGAAAACAGGGCGGTTTACCCCTTCTACTATTTCGTGGAGGGGAAGAGCACGAGAGCCCAGCTCCTTGATTCCAGCTTCCTTTACCTCAAGGGTGGCTCTAAGAAAAACATTACCGTCCACGTCACCGTTCCGAAGGACACGAGAATCTACCGGGAGGAGTTTCAGGTTCACTCCTACCCGGCCATTCTTCCCGCGTCGATTGTTGTGTCCCTTTACTCGATCAGTCCCTATCTCCCGCTCCTTGCCTACGCTCTGTTTCTGTCCACGCTCATGGTTTTCTTCTATCGCCTCGCGGGAATTTCTGACGGAGATGTGATCAGGATACGGAAGCGAAGAGGGTTTCTCTCAAAAGTACTGGGGGATGGTTAG
- a CDS encoding DUF7344 domain-containing protein produces the protein MASSASSSVILGNKRRMLMIEFLQMKNGRAELRDIVEYIAEKEGNTDRKHRKSVYVSLMQTHIPKLEREGVVAFERGVITLLQVPDNVTLYMEVVQRNDISWSTFYAGLSVIFLVTALWFGNLLLVFASLTYLIVAIFQRMKMYRILQPRDSKKGRNTRRNGR, from the coding sequence ATGGCTTCATCAGCTTCCTCGAGCGTTATCCTTGGTAACAAGAGACGCATGCTTATGATAGAGTTTCTCCAAATGAAGAATGGACGGGCTGAGCTTAGGGACATAGTCGAGTACATAGCGGAGAAAGAGGGTAACACGGACAGGAAGCACAGAAAGAGTGTTTATGTCAGTTTGATGCAGACTCACATCCCAAAGCTTGAGAGGGAGGGGGTAGTTGCCTTTGAGCGTGGGGTCATAACACTCCTCCAGGTCCCCGATAACGTTACCCTCTATATGGAGGTCGTCCAGAGGAACGATATAAGCTGGAGCACTTTTTATGCTGGCTTATCGGTGATATTCCTCGTTACCGCGCTGTGGTTTGGAAATCTCCTCCTGGTTTTTGCATCCCTTACTTATTTGATCGTGGCGATCTTCCAGCGCATGAAGATGTACCGGATCCTTCAGCCTCGGGACTCAAAAAAAGGAAGAAACACCCGTAGAAATGGGAGGTAA
- the spt4 gene encoding transcription elongation factor subunit Spt4, protein MVKERACRHCHYITTEDRCPVCGSRDLSDEWFDLVIIIDPEKSRIAKKLGVKVPGKYAIRVR, encoded by the coding sequence ATGGTCAAGGAGAGGGCCTGCAGGCACTGCCATTACATAACGACCGAGGACCGCTGTCCCGTCTGTGGAAGCCGGGATCTCAGCGATGAGTGGTTTGACCTCGTCATAATCATAGACCCAGAGAAGAGCAGGATCGCCAAAAAGCTCGGTGTAAAAGTGCCCGGAAAATACGCCATTCGCGTGAGATGA
- a CDS encoding DUF371 domain-containing protein, with the protein MRRGVGNTTSSRRNKLVEVIRCRGHENVRATHRSTLEFTKEDYLTPRGDCIICIGADRGINDLSEEFKAALREGRKLLIRIRVEELVDEVVAWGSPGLILDHPYSIVVRKSDYIDARTLAIRANKAARDIDRKLVARLKDPRTEAVIELIII; encoded by the coding sequence ATGAGGCGAGGTGTCGGGAACACCACATCGTCCCGGAGGAATAAGCTCGTCGAGGTCATAAGGTGCAGGGGTCACGAAAACGTTAGGGCAACCCACAGATCGACGCTGGAGTTCACGAAGGAGGACTACCTGACGCCCAGGGGTGACTGCATAATCTGCATTGGGGCAGACCGGGGCATAAACGACCTCAGCGAGGAGTTCAAAGCCGCCCTGAGGGAGGGGAGGAAACTGCTCATAAGGATACGGGTGGAAGAGCTCGTTGACGAGGTCGTTGCCTGGGGGAGTCCGGGGTTAATACTCGATCATCCATATTCTATCGTTGTGAGGAAGAGCGATTACATCGACGCAAGAACGCTCGCAATAAGAGCCAACAAGGCGGCGAGGGACATAGATCGAAAGCTGGTGGCCCGTCTGAAGGATCCCCGAACGGAGGCTGTAATCGAGCTGATAATCATCTGA
- a CDS encoding COG1361 family protein yields the protein MRRIVMFFVMFLGLLLVVGSSGNFREYGADRIVKMAIVDGNDSYVSYSCSGSVIYMNKSSSVQFTAMTLSNSMNKTMSVRVEGDFSSLPEGLSGSVNDSWHTLDVGESVVIEGNFSADDNAISGTYTVPLTVYAEWDGGSAELKECSITVSLNSPKYVLRKGIVGGVYNYTSGDYTIVLQLNFTNNGPSGEFIIWDKIPSHLCSRCLGTCHWATANVTVESTSATAGTVLRPPTNISCGCHNIFNCCAGDLIGWRVHVSHGETVTLEMTLNVSFKVPSGCVANFTLNRGAHLCGTCLRSNKISVTVTGG from the coding sequence ATGAGGAGGATTGTGATGTTCTTTGTAATGTTCCTCGGTCTGCTCCTGGTTGTGGGCTCGAGCGGAAACTTCAGGGAATATGGGGCCGACAGAATAGTGAAGATGGCCATCGTTGACGGCAACGATTCCTACGTCTCCTACTCCTGCAGCGGTAGTGTTATATATATGAATAAGAGTTCAAGTGTTCAGTTCACGGCTATGACACTGTCCAACTCGATGAACAAAACGATGTCCGTTAGGGTTGAAGGCGACTTTTCCAGTCTACCGGAGGGACTTTCGGGAAGTGTGAACGATTCATGGCACACCCTCGATGTGGGTGAGAGCGTTGTCATCGAAGGCAATTTCTCGGCTGATGATAATGCCATCAGCGGAACCTACACCGTACCCCTAACGGTATACGCGGAATGGGACGGAGGGAGCGCCGAGCTAAAGGAATGCTCAATTACGGTTAGCCTGAACTCCCCGAAATACGTGCTCAGAAAGGGTATCGTTGGGGGTGTCTACAACTACACCTCCGGGGACTACACGATAGTCCTCCAGCTGAATTTCACGAACAACGGGCCGAGCGGTGAGTTCATAATATGGGACAAGATTCCGTCTCATCTCTGCTCCCGTTGTTTAGGAACTTGCCATTGGGCAACGGCTAACGTGACTGTAGAGAGCACGAGTGCGACCGCAGGCACCGTTTTGAGACCACCTACGAACATCTCATGCGGCTGTCATAACATATTCAACTGTTGCGCTGGGGATCTCATTGGATGGAGAGTTCATGTGTCCCACGGTGAAACCGTAACGCTTGAGATGACCCTCAACGTTTCCTTCAAGGTTCCATCGGGATGCGTAGCCAACTTCACCTTAAACCGAGGAGCCCACCTCTGCGGAACCTGTCTCCGCTCAAATAAAATAAGCGTTACCGTTACAGGAGGTTGA
- a CDS encoding 30S ribosomal protein S27ae, producing MAKKKKTSQKWKLYEVKGGKVVRKNKFCPRCGPGVFMANHKDRWSCGRCGYTEWKK from the coding sequence ATGGCCAAGAAGAAAAAGACCAGCCAAAAGTGGAAGCTCTACGAGGTTAAGGGAGGAAAGGTCGTCAGGAAGAACAAGTTCTGCCCGCGCTGCGGCCCCGGTGTCTTTATGGCCAACCACAAGGATCGCTGGTCCTGCGGAAGGTGCGGCTACACCGAGTGGAAGAAGTGA
- a CDS encoding DUF835 domain-containing protein, with the protein MVKVAVLIAGLVSLMVYSVLLILAYLYSRSIVAPLSRKFSMNVILSGLLAVAASIVVIIDAVTGKVLWWLEAALFLVSYVLLMVSVIHYLRLSSRVLSGSKEREEYGERGPLIGGFSVTPEELPKLTPLCGMFKTKIYIGRSKNPTVCDFDRRIWLSRIEAADSVDPAKLHVILESVIRTISEGGGSGLVLLDGIEFLLLHNDFRSVVKFLASLKDYMLLSNSAVVVVLDEETLGEREISVIRREFPPLEIEKLLSSLEKHALFGALSREDLKE; encoded by the coding sequence GTGGTTAAGGTGGCGGTGCTGATCGCTGGTCTGGTTTCCCTGATGGTGTACTCTGTCCTACTTATCTTGGCTTACCTTTACTCCCGAAGTATCGTGGCGCCCCTCTCAAGGAAGTTCTCCATGAACGTTATTCTTTCAGGACTCCTCGCAGTAGCCGCTAGCATTGTCGTTATAATCGACGCCGTGACAGGAAAGGTTCTCTGGTGGCTCGAAGCGGCCCTTTTCCTTGTTTCTTACGTCCTCCTGATGGTGTCTGTCATCCATTACCTCCGCCTTTCCTCTCGGGTTCTCAGTGGCTCCAAAGAGAGGGAGGAGTATGGTGAACGGGGTCCCCTCATTGGCGGCTTTAGTGTTACCCCTGAGGAGCTCCCCAAGTTAACCCCCCTCTGCGGGATGTTCAAGACCAAGATCTACATAGGAAGATCCAAAAATCCCACCGTGTGTGATTTTGACAGGCGCATATGGTTGAGCCGAATTGAGGCTGCCGACTCAGTCGATCCAGCGAAGCTCCATGTTATTCTCGAATCGGTCATAAGAACGATTTCCGAGGGAGGGGGGAGCGGGCTCGTTCTCCTCGACGGGATCGAGTTTCTTCTCCTTCACAATGACTTCCGGAGCGTCGTTAAGTTTCTCGCCTCCCTCAAGGACTACATGCTCCTCTCGAACTCAGCTGTTGTAGTGGTTCTTGATGAGGAAACCCTCGGGGAGAGGGAGATCTCGGTTATCAGAAGGGAGTTCCCGCCCCTCGAAATTGAAAAGCTCCTCTCTAGTCTTGAGAAGCATGCCCTGTTCGGAGCCCTCTCGAGGGAGGATCTCAAGGAGTGA
- a CDS encoding 30S ribosomal protein S24e produces the protein MEIKVTEIRENKLLGRKEIYFDIIHEGEPTPSREAVKGKLAAMLDLDPNTMVLQYIRSYFGSHVSKGYAKAYETRERMLYIEPEYILLRDGLIQKEEE, from the coding sequence ATGGAGATTAAGGTGACCGAGATAAGGGAAAACAAGCTCCTGGGAAGAAAGGAGATATACTTCGACATTATCCACGAGGGCGAGCCTACCCCGAGCAGGGAAGCGGTGAAGGGCAAGCTCGCCGCAATGCTCGACCTAGACCCAAACACTATGGTCCTCCAGTACATAAGGAGCTACTTCGGAAGCCACGTTTCCAAGGGCTACGCCAAGGCCTACGAGACGAGGGAGAGGATGCTCTACATTGAGCCCGAGTACATCCTCCTCCGCGATGGCCTCATCCAGAAGGAGGAAGAGTGA
- a CDS encoding GTP-dependent dephospho-CoA kinase, giving the protein MCGDFYFYLPPSLRDKLKEPLGELVRGEIPEPYLRILPLLRKVPFLITVGDVVTENVIRLGMHPSVAIYDHRTKRRDYNPSVGSEAVFLTVRNPPGTITKALLNAVRKGVEIAGRGRSVHIKVNGEEDLAAIPAVLYAPLGSVVLYGQPDEGVVLIKVTPECKRRCASILAKMEVVRDGD; this is encoded by the coding sequence ATGTGCGGTGACTTCTACTTTTATCTACCCCCCAGCTTACGGGATAAACTCAAGGAGCCTTTGGGAGAACTGGTTAGGGGTGAGATTCCGGAACCCTACCTCAGAATTCTTCCTCTCCTTAGGAAGGTGCCTTTTCTGATCACCGTTGGCGATGTTGTGACTGAAAACGTAATCAGGTTAGGGATGCACCCGTCGGTGGCGATATACGATCACAGAACAAAGAGAAGGGACTACAACCCCTCAGTTGGCTCGGAGGCGGTCTTTTTAACCGTTAGAAATCCCCCGGGCACGATAACGAAAGCTTTATTAAACGCCGTCAGAAAGGGAGTCGAGATCGCCGGCAGGGGAAGGAGTGTTCATATTAAGGTTAACGGTGAGGAAGACCTCGCGGCGATCCCTGCCGTGCTATACGCTCCCCTCGGCTCGGTCGTCCTCTATGGCCAGCCCGACGAGGGGGTAGTGCTTATAAAGGTAACACCCGAATGCAAGCGCAGGTGTGCGAGTATCTTAGCCAAGATGGAGGTGGTTCGTGATGGAGATTAA
- a CDS encoding DUF1102 domain-containing protein — protein sequence MNKLFGLALLMIGMVLAVGAGANFRYYSADRHASFDIVSDDNELIDLTAMQPYVKYSNGKLYVDISDGNSNRPSGGGAGLSPNTTYVFEEMFKVSNELWENNETDFPICVKVNTNHEQVKVFAGNYTSPIAGPASNIQFTVYHGNPVKVGMIFDTTNSTLGQEDFTMTITAHRGTCEP from the coding sequence ATGAACAAGCTATTTGGATTGGCACTGCTTATGATTGGAATGGTTCTGGCTGTTGGAGCCGGGGCAAACTTCAGGTACTACTCCGCAGACAGGCACGCGAGCTTTGATATCGTTTCCGATGACAACGAGCTCATAGACCTAACTGCGATGCAACCCTACGTCAAGTACAGCAACGGCAAGCTCTACGTGGACATCAGTGATGGCAACAGCAACAGGCCCAGCGGCGGAGGCGCCGGCCTGAGCCCGAATACCACCTATGTCTTCGAGGAGATGTTCAAGGTAAGCAACGAACTTTGGGAGAACAACGAGACTGACTTCCCGATCTGTGTCAAGGTAAACACCAACCACGAGCAGGTTAAGGTGTTCGCGGGAAACTACACCAGCCCAATAGCTGGACCCGCCAGCAACATCCAGTTCACGGTCTATCACGGTAACCCCGTTAAGGTTGGTATGATATTCGACACAACGAACTCAACCCTTGGGCAAGAGGACTTTACCATGACCATAACCGCCCACAGGGGTACATGTGAACCGTGA
- a CDS encoding TIGR00703 family protein yields the protein MLEGYYIVENTGVVPAERRFKFKDLKAWGYDLHLGTIDGKEAYFVSRTGTHEEGETYTQDGREYHITETQREIPKNARLLARIVIERGQPYLEFWLEAEEANYPLAKEDPRLILHRFWTAKKFNQLEKHVGSVGLTTDFFKDRVFVKSLPLPFEEYPPKVRRVLREVRDVHRDLTGFGRFVFQYYGEEDKTHNYRLWWLLPTIHLFDIEVSNEVDKILAMLD from the coding sequence ATGCTCGAGGGCTACTACATAGTCGAAAACACCGGAGTCGTTCCGGCCGAGAGGAGGTTCAAGTTTAAGGATCTGAAGGCGTGGGGTTATGACCTGCACCTAGGAACGATAGACGGTAAGGAGGCCTACTTCGTCTCAAGAACGGGAACTCACGAGGAAGGAGAAACCTACACGCAGGACGGAAGGGAGTACCACATCACCGAGACGCAGAGGGAGATACCGAAGAACGCAAGACTTTTGGCGAGGATCGTAATCGAGCGCGGCCAGCCCTACCTCGAGTTCTGGCTTGAGGCTGAGGAAGCAAACTACCCGCTCGCCAAGGAGGACCCGAGGCTAATCCTTCACCGCTTCTGGACGGCCAAGAAGTTCAACCAGCTCGAAAAGCACGTCGGAAGCGTGGGCCTAACAACTGACTTCTTCAAGGACAGGGTCTTCGTGAAGAGCCTTCCGCTTCCCTTCGAGGAGTACCCGCCAAAGGTTAGGAGGGTTCTGAGAGAAGTCAGGGACGTGCACAGGGATTTGACGGGCTTCGGAAGGTTCGTCTTCCAGTACTACGGAGAGGAAGACAAGACCCACAACTACCGCCTTTGGTGGCTCCTGCCGACGATACACCTCTTCGACATCGAGGTCTCAAACGAGGTGGACAAGATTTTGGCGATGCTCGATTGA
- a CDS encoding inorganic diphosphatase: protein MNPFHELEPGPNVPEVVYALIEIPKGSRNKYELDKKTGLLKLDRVLYSPFFYPVDYGIIPQTWYDDGDPFDIMVIMREPVYPLTIIEARPIGIMKMEDSGDKDWKVLAVPVEDPYFKDWKDIDDVPKAFLDEIAHFFQRYKELQGKTTVVEGWGNAEEAKREILRAIELYKEKFGKE from the coding sequence ATGAACCCGTTCCACGAGCTTGAGCCCGGACCGAACGTTCCGGAGGTAGTCTACGCACTCATAGAGATTCCGAAGGGTAGCAGGAACAAGTACGAGCTCGACAAGAAGACCGGCCTGCTTAAGCTTGACCGCGTCCTTTACAGCCCGTTCTTCTACCCGGTGGACTACGGAATAATTCCCCAGACTTGGTACGACGACGGAGACCCGTTCGACATAATGGTCATAATGCGCGAGCCAGTTTACCCGCTCACCATCATCGAGGCTAGGCCGATAGGCATTATGAAGATGGAGGACTCTGGAGATAAAGACTGGAAGGTCTTAGCCGTTCCGGTCGAGGATCCGTACTTCAAGGACTGGAAGGATATCGACGACGTTCCCAAGGCCTTCCTCGACGAGATTGCCCACTTCTTCCAGCGCTACAAGGAGCTCCAGGGGAAGACAACCGTTGTTGAGGGCTGGGGCAACGCCGAGGAGGCCAAGAGGGAAATCCTCCGTGCCATAGAGCTCTACAAGGAGAAGTTCGGAAAGGAGTGA